One segment of bacterium DNA contains the following:
- a CDS encoding HAMP domain-containing histidine kinase, translating to MIRKRLLWLFVLQILLVLLVSGLYLQYKLRTTLEKELGSRLESLAAVIAGQTDGALIRLLSPGDEGGRVHKRLQSHLAGLAQAGQLSRVVLFDPSGRIWLDSQNRAAIAEPYSRFEFDRPEIAATLGNHNNQSPLFTGHDGLLYKSAYAPLRADGAVIGVVAVEGSAASLNRVREMQATLLQIGALSLLLAIGLSWFTSQRLTQPLQQLRRSAERLSRGEWRESIAVSGEDEIAFLARTMEEMRKNNLQRVEQQKAMMAGVAHELRNPIGGIELFAGLIRDEAADADSRQRAGRILKESRNLQTLVQNFLDYARPITSRPQSCRVSAGWQEAVDLLQNEINAKQVQVVRTGDGRVWADPQHLRQMLINLLLNAVQSIDRQDGRVELRIAQEAGVCTLEVSDNGRGIAKEQWEKIFQPFFSNREKGL from the coding sequence ATGATCCGTAAACGGCTTCTGTGGCTTTTCGTCCTGCAGATACTGTTGGTGCTGCTGGTCTCCGGCCTTTATCTGCAGTACAAGTTGCGCACCACCCTGGAGAAGGAGCTGGGCAGCCGGCTCGAGTCTCTGGCCGCGGTGATCGCCGGCCAGACCGATGGGGCGCTCATCCGCCTGCTGAGTCCGGGTGACGAGGGCGGCCGCGTTCACAAGCGGTTGCAGTCCCATCTCGCCGGCCTGGCGCAAGCCGGACAGCTGAGCCGGGTCGTCCTGTTCGACCCTTCAGGCCGCATCTGGCTGGACAGCCAAAACCGCGCGGCGATCGCCGAGCCCTATAGCCGATTTGAATTCGACCGGCCCGAGATTGCGGCCACATTGGGGAATCATAACAACCAGTCGCCGTTGTTCACCGGCCACGACGGTTTGTTGTACAAATCCGCCTATGCGCCTCTGCGGGCGGACGGCGCGGTCATCGGTGTGGTGGCGGTGGAGGGCAGCGCCGCTTCGTTGAACCGGGTGCGCGAAATGCAGGCCACGCTGCTGCAGATCGGCGCCCTGTCGTTGCTGTTGGCCATCGGCCTGTCGTGGTTCACCTCGCAGCGGCTGACGCAACCACTGCAGCAGCTGCGGCGGTCGGCCGAAAGGCTGAGCCGCGGTGAGTGGCGGGAATCCATTGCGGTTTCCGGCGAGGATGAGATCGCCTTTTTGGCCCGCACCATGGAGGAGATGCGCAAGAACAATCTGCAAAGGGTGGAGCAGCAGAAAGCCATGATGGCCGGTGTAGCCCACGAGCTGCGCAATCCCATCGGCGGCATTGAACTGTTCGCCGGCCTGATCCGCGATGAGGCGGCGGATGCCGACTCGCGTCAACGCGCCGGTCGAATTCTAAAAGAGAGCCGCAACCTGCAGACTCTGGTGCAGAATTTTTTAGACTATGCGCGGCCCATCACCAGTCGGCCGCAATCTTGCCGTGTATCCGCTGGCTGGCAGGAGGCCGTCGATCTGCTGCAGAACGAGATCAACGCCAAACAAGTGCAGGTGGTTCGCACCGGCGACGGCCGGGTGTGGGCGGATCCGCAGCACCTGCGCCAGATGCTGATCAATCTGCTGCTCAATGCGGTGCAATCCATCGACCGCCAGGACGGCAGAGTCGAACTGCGCATCGCCCAGGAGGCCGGCGTCTGCACCCTCGAGGTGTCGGACAACGGCCGCGGTATTGCGAAGGAACAGTGGGAAAAAATTTTCCAGCCTTTTTTCAGCAACAGGGAAAAAGGGCTG